A window of the Carassius gibelio isolate Cgi1373 ecotype wild population from Czech Republic chromosome B16, carGib1.2-hapl.c, whole genome shotgun sequence genome harbors these coding sequences:
- the LOC127975348 gene encoding interferon-inducible GTPase 1-like translates to MTDSRNPYNEDDLSSQSSGSTSTTSQTFSQDETKNKKSPHCKYPTISPRNMLRKLEIAEKNGQTKCSDEPKEKDIKKPEEEDTNKNVYVVSNEFVDVFSKATANTEDSDSLGLELQEIIDSPPAEKTNKLKSKLKELENVTLNIAITGMTGAGKSSFVNALRGLSNDDKDAAPTGTTETTMKPDMYLHPSMPNVKIWDLPGIGSPKFKAKKYLKDVNFHTYDFFLIVTSERFKENDIELARAIMKSKKLFYFIRTKIDNDIRAESHKRNFDERMLLENIREDCKANLLRVGIPQIFLVSSFNLEKYDFQKLINTLEDELPENKKFALIQSLPVYSLEALTKKKTYYKKMIWLNAFAAGVGAIAPIPGLSLACDYGIMKKFFQQVYTGYGLSNQALEALSDRVNKPVEKLKDAKTSRFKDGATEDIVIEMLSTPMIAIAKTLGTIISLLPGGALPAGGTAVASVHYLLNMGLNEMTEDTKCVLSVSQLA, encoded by the coding sequence ATGACAGATTCGAGAAATCCCTATAATGAAGATGATCTCTCCAGCCAGTCATCTGGATCAACATCAACTACATCACAAACATTCAGCCAAGACGagactaaaaacaaaaaatcaccACATTGTAAATATCCAACAATCAGTCCAAGAAATATGCTGCGAAAACTGGAAATAGCTGAGAAAAATGGACAAACTAAATGTTCTGACGAACCTAaagaaaaagacattaaaaagccAGAGGAAGAGGACACcaacaaaaatgtatatgtggTTTCCAATGAGTTTGTAGATGTATTTTCTAAAGCCACGGcaaacacagaagattcagactCTCTTGGTTTAGAATTACAGGAAATAATTGACTCTCCACCTgcagagaaaacaaacaaactgaaaagtAAACTGAAAGAGTTAGAGAATGTTACACTTAACATTGCTATAACAGGGATGACAGGAGCAGGGAAGTCTTCCTTCGTCAATGCCCTCAGAGGCCTTTCTAATGATGATAAAGACGCAGCTCCCACAGGAACAACTGAGACTACCATGAAGCCCGACATGTATCTGCACCCCTCCATGCCAAATGTGAAGATCTGGGACCTGCCTGGAATTGGGAGTCCCAAATTTAAAGCAAAGAAGTACCTGAAAGATGTCAATTTCCACACTTATGACTTCTTTCTCATAGTGACCTCTGAAAGATTTAAGGAGAACGACATTGAGCTGGCCAGAGCGATCATGAAGAGCAAGAAGCTATTTTATTTCATTCGTACTAAAATTGATAACGACATTCGTGCTGAATCACACAAAAGAAACTTTGATGAGCGGATGTTGCTCGAAAACATTCGAGAGGATTGTAAGGCGAACCTATTGAGAGTCGGAATACCCCAAATATTCCTAGTATCTTcatttaatttggaaaaataTGACTTTCAGAAGCTCATCAACACCCTCGAAGATGAACTTCCAGAGAACAAGAAATTTGCTCTCATTCAGTCTCTTCCCGTTTATTCTCTAGAGGCCCTCACAAAGAAGAAAACATACTACAAGAAAATGATTTGGCTAAATGCATTTGCAGCCGGGGTTGGGGCGATAGCTCCCATTCCAGGATTGTCACTGGCCTGTGATTATGGCATCATGAAGAAGTTTTTTCAGCAAGTCTACACAGGCTACGGCTTATCAAATCAGGCTCTAGAGGCACTATCAGACCGAGTGAACAAACCGGTGGAGAAGCTAAAAGATGCTAAGACATCACGCTTCAAAGATGGGGCCACTGAGGATATTGTGATTGAAATGCTGTCTACACCAATGATTGCTATAGCTAAAACGCTGGGGACCATAATATCTCTGCTGCCAGGAGGAGCTCTACCAGCAGGAGGAACAGCCGTCGCTTCTGTGCACTACCTGCTTAACATGGGACTCAATGAGATGACAGAAGACACCAAATGTGTCCTTTCTGTGTCACAGCTTGCTTAA